From Sporosarcina sp. Te-1, the proteins below share one genomic window:
- a CDS encoding 2-isopropylmalate synthase: MRKIDIFDTTLRDGEQSAGINLNTAEKLEIARLLERFGATVIEAGFPASSPGDFEAVKRIAETVKRSTVTGLARAMKRDIDTSWEALRGAEQPHLHVFLATSPIHMEYKLKKTPDQVVDIAVEAVKYAKRFFPLVQWSAEDAFRSDPAFLVRIINEVIQAGATTINIPDTVGYATPQEYGALFKFLKENVTGIERVKLSAHCHNDLGMAVANSIAAIENGADQVEGTINGIGERAGNAALEEIAVALHIRKDFYGVETGINLQEIKRTSQLVSQLTGVVIQPNKAVVGKNAFAHESGIHQDGMLKNRETYEIITPELIGETTAPLALGKHSGRHAFKDRAVSMGFELTDEQLNEAFAEFKNLADKKKEITEDDLFVLFTGKQIEYSDVPTYELTNVQVQYGTSNVPTATVSATVPTGEKVVVATTGAGSVEAIFNTLEQLVKGQVHILDYRVTSIGKGRDALGEAVVNLSFNGEVLTGRDVAQDVLEASAKAYLNAINRKLIKSAVKVKEPVS, encoded by the coding sequence GTGCGCAAAATTGATATTTTCGACACGACACTACGGGACGGTGAACAATCAGCAGGAATCAATCTAAATACTGCTGAAAAATTGGAAATCGCACGCCTGCTCGAACGGTTTGGCGCAACGGTGATTGAAGCAGGTTTTCCTGCTTCCTCACCGGGCGATTTCGAAGCGGTCAAACGGATTGCGGAAACTGTCAAACGCTCGACAGTCACCGGTTTGGCGCGGGCGATGAAGCGGGATATCGATACATCGTGGGAGGCGCTCCGCGGAGCGGAACAACCACATCTTCACGTATTTCTGGCCACATCCCCGATCCATATGGAGTACAAATTAAAGAAGACACCAGATCAAGTGGTCGATATCGCGGTGGAAGCAGTGAAATACGCCAAGCGCTTTTTCCCGCTCGTGCAATGGTCTGCAGAAGATGCCTTCCGTTCTGACCCTGCATTCCTTGTCCGCATCATCAATGAAGTCATACAAGCGGGCGCCACAACAATCAATATTCCAGATACTGTCGGATATGCGACTCCGCAAGAGTATGGGGCACTGTTCAAGTTTTTGAAAGAGAATGTCACCGGCATTGAACGTGTGAAATTGTCCGCTCATTGCCATAACGACTTGGGAATGGCAGTCGCAAACTCCATCGCGGCCATTGAAAATGGTGCCGATCAAGTGGAAGGAACGATCAATGGAATCGGAGAACGGGCAGGAAATGCCGCACTCGAGGAAATCGCAGTCGCTTTGCATATCCGCAAGGACTTCTATGGAGTCGAAACTGGTATCAACTTACAGGAAATCAAACGCACAAGCCAGCTTGTCAGTCAGTTGACCGGAGTTGTCATCCAGCCGAACAAAGCGGTTGTCGGTAAGAATGCATTTGCCCATGAATCGGGAATCCACCAAGACGGCATGCTGAAAAATCGTGAAACGTATGAAATCATTACGCCAGAATTGATTGGTGAAACGACAGCGCCGCTCGCACTAGGAAAACACTCTGGACGTCATGCATTTAAAGACCGTGCAGTTTCCATGGGATTTGAACTGACTGATGAACAGTTGAACGAAGCTTTCGCAGAATTCAAGAACTTAGCGGATAAAAAGAAAGAGATTACAGAAGATGATCTATTCGTATTATTTACCGGCAAACAAATCGAGTACTCCGATGTGCCGACATATGAACTGACGAATGTCCAAGTGCAATACGGTACTTCGAATGTGCCGACTGCAACAGTATCAGCCACTGTTCCGACAGGCGAAAAAGTAGTCGTTGCAACAACAGGCGCAGGTTCAGTCGAAGCGATTTTTAATACATTGGAGCAGCTTGTGAAAGGTCAGGTCCATATATTGGATTACCGGGTTACATCGATCGGTAAAGGACGCGATGCCCTTGGGGAAGCGGTCGTCA
- the ilvC gene encoding ketol-acid reductoisomerase gives MAKMYYNQDINEGLLQGKTIAIIGYGSQGHAHAQNLKDSGYNVVVGVRPGKSFDQAKEDGLAVKTVREASKEADIIMILLPDERQKKVYEEEIAPELKAGKSLVFAHGFNVHFGQIVPPSDVDVFLVAPKGPGHLVRRTFEAGAGVPALFAVFQDNSGQAKDVALAYAKGIGAARAGVLETTFKEETETDLFGEQAVLCGGLTSLVKAGFETLVEAGYQPELAYFETMHELKLIVDLMYEGGMSGMRYSISDTAEWGDFVSGPRVVDADAKARMKEILTDIQEGKFAEGWIQENENGRPNFNAFEKSEAEHEIEKVGQKLRAMMPFVNQGVNSKQEEVVASAQN, from the coding sequence ATGGCAAAAATGTATTATAACCAAGATATCAACGAAGGACTTCTACAAGGAAAAACGATCGCAATTATCGGATACGGTTCACAAGGCCACGCACATGCGCAAAACTTGAAGGATTCAGGATACAACGTAGTAGTGGGTGTACGTCCCGGCAAATCATTCGACCAGGCGAAAGAAGATGGATTAGCTGTTAAAACGGTTCGCGAAGCATCGAAAGAAGCAGATATCATCATGATTCTTCTGCCAGACGAGAGACAAAAGAAAGTATATGAGGAAGAGATCGCACCGGAATTGAAAGCAGGCAAATCACTCGTATTTGCACACGGCTTTAACGTTCACTTTGGTCAAATCGTTCCGCCGAGCGATGTCGATGTGTTCCTTGTAGCTCCAAAAGGACCAGGACATCTTGTCCGCAGAACATTCGAAGCTGGCGCTGGGGTTCCCGCCTTGTTCGCTGTTTTCCAAGACAATTCGGGTCAAGCGAAAGATGTGGCTCTAGCCTATGCAAAAGGTATTGGCGCGGCGCGTGCAGGTGTATTGGAAACCACTTTCAAGGAAGAGACGGAAACGGATCTATTCGGAGAACAGGCAGTATTATGCGGCGGCTTGACATCGCTTGTCAAAGCAGGCTTTGAGACGTTAGTGGAAGCAGGATATCAGCCGGAACTTGCTTATTTTGAAACAATGCACGAATTGAAATTGATTGTTGATTTGATGTATGAAGGCGGCATGTCCGGAATGCGCTACTCCATCTCCGACACAGCAGAGTGGGGCGACTTCGTATCTGGACCGCGTGTTGTTGACGCAGACGCAAAAGCCCGCATGAAAGAAATTTTGACTGATATCCAAGAAGGCAAATTCGCAGAAGGCTGGATCCAAGAGAATGAAAATGGCCGCCCGAACTTCAATGCATTTGAAAAGTCCGAAGCGGAACATGAAATCGAAAAGGTTGGTCAAAAGCTTCGTGCAATGATGCCGTTCGTCAATCAAGGCGTGAATTCCAAACAGGAGGAAGTGGTCGCGAGTGCGCAAAATTGA
- the ilvN gene encoding acetolactate synthase small subunit, producing MRRIITVTVINQSGVLNRVTGLLMKRQFNIESITVGHSEQPGMSKMTFIVHVEDEGKIEQLVKQLQKQIDVIKVNDITEKAIVMRELALVKVVAPPQARSEINSIVEPFRATIIDAGKNVVTYQVVGNPEKIEAFIDLVKPYGIKELSRTGATAFVRDMQKAPSPQLSILK from the coding sequence ATGAGACGGATCATCACAGTGACAGTCATCAATCAAAGTGGTGTGTTGAACCGGGTCACGGGGCTTCTCATGAAACGGCAATTCAATATTGAGAGTATTACAGTTGGGCATTCGGAGCAGCCAGGCATGTCAAAAATGACATTCATCGTCCATGTCGAAGATGAAGGGAAAATTGAGCAGCTCGTTAAACAGCTCCAGAAACAGATCGATGTCATTAAAGTGAATGATATCACAGAGAAAGCGATCGTCATGCGGGAATTGGCCTTGGTGAAGGTTGTGGCACCGCCACAGGCTCGCAGCGAAATCAACAGCATTGTCGAACCATTCCGGGCGACGATCATTGACGCGGGGAAAAACGTTGTCACCTATCAAGTCGTCGGCAATCCTGAGAAGATTGAGGCATTCATTGATCTCGTCAAACCTTACGGCATTAAAGAGTTATCAAGAACCGGTGCCACTGCTTTTGTACGTGATATGCAAAAGGCTCCATCACCACAGTTATCCATTTTAAAATAA